One Paracoccaceae bacterium genomic region harbors:
- a CDS encoding amidohydrolase encodes MRNSDPLWEMIEARRGAFEGLADAVFDTPEVAYTEVQSAAAHRAALQAHGARIADGLAGIPTAVMGEWGTGGPVIAILGEYDALPGLGQAPGVAEHRPLGGFGHGCGHNLLGSAAMEAAVAVADWLRAQGLPGRVRYYGCPAEEGGAAKTFMVRAGCFADVAAAITWHPADYTGVMAPRALANTRIDFVFTGRAAHAAANPELGRSALDAVELMSVGVNYLREHMPDGCRLHYAYQDAGGAAPNVVQAHAVVRHLIRASDAAELLPLVARVRKVAEGAALMTETTVAAQVVSAVSNLLPCPPLEAEMEAHVLALGPPDWDEDDRAFARAIRATLTHEHFADTFRRCGLPLDADLPLADFVVPLAQAVPGAQGSTDVGDVSWAVPTVQAWVATCAIGTPFHSWQLTAQGKTPAAKKGMVQAARIMAATARSLFERPALLAAARADHAARLARQPYLCPMPDEVTPPIPGAIKG; translated from the coding sequence ATGCGCAACAGCGATCCCCTGTGGGAAATGATCGAGGCCCGGCGCGGCGCGTTCGAGGGGCTGGCCGATGCCGTCTTCGACACGCCCGAAGTGGCCTATACCGAGGTGCAGAGCGCCGCCGCCCACCGCGCGGCCCTTCAGGCGCATGGCGCGCGGATCGCCGACGGGCTGGCGGGCATTCCGACCGCCGTCATGGGCGAATGGGGCACCGGCGGACCGGTGATCGCGATCCTTGGCGAGTATGACGCGCTGCCCGGCCTCGGGCAGGCGCCCGGCGTGGCCGAACACCGCCCCCTGGGCGGCTTCGGGCACGGCTGCGGCCACAACCTGCTGGGATCGGCGGCGATGGAGGCGGCGGTGGCGGTGGCCGACTGGCTGCGGGCGCAGGGCCTGCCGGGGCGGGTCCGCTATTACGGCTGCCCGGCCGAAGAGGGCGGCGCCGCCAAGACCTTCATGGTCCGCGCGGGGTGTTTTGCCGATGTCGCGGCGGCGATCACCTGGCATCCGGCGGACTACACCGGGGTCATGGCACCCCGCGCGCTGGCCAACACCCGGATCGACTTTGTCTTCACCGGGCGGGCGGCACATGCGGCGGCGAACCCCGAACTGGGCCGGTCGGCGCTGGATGCCGTGGAACTGATGAGCGTCGGCGTGAACTACCTGCGCGAGCACATGCCCGATGGCTGCCGCCTGCACTATGCCTACCAGGATGCCGGTGGCGCGGCGCCGAACGTGGTGCAGGCCCATGCGGTCGTGCGCCACCTGATCCGGGCATCGGACGCGGCGGAACTGCTGCCGCTGGTGGCGCGGGTGCGCAAGGTGGCCGAAGGCGCCGCGCTGATGACCGAGACGACGGTCGCGGCGCAGGTGGTCTCGGCCGTGTCGAACCTGCTGCCCTGCCCCCCGCTCGAGGCCGAGATGGAGGCACATGTCCTGGCACTCGGTCCGCCCGACTGGGACGAGGACGACCGCGCCTTCGCCCGGGCGATCCGGGCCACCCTGACGCATGAGCATTTCGCCGATACCTTCCGGCGCTGTGGCCTGCCGCTCGATGCCGATCTGCCGCTGGCCGATTTCGTCGTGCCCCTGGCGCAGGCGGTGCCGGGCGCGCAGGGCTCGACCGACGTGGGCGATGTGTCCTGGGCGGTTCCCACGGTTCAGGCCTGGGTCGCGACCTGCGCCATCGGCACGCCGTTCCATTCCTGGCAACTGACCGCGCAGGGCAAGACGCCCGCCGCGAAGAAGGGCATGGTGCAGGCCGCCCGCATCATGGCGGCGACGGCGCGGTCGCTGTTCGAACGCCCGGCGCTGCTGGCGGCCGCCCGGGCCGACCACGCCGCGCGGCTGGCCCGCCAGCCCTATCTCTGCCCGATGCCGGATGAGGTGACGCCGCCGATCCCGGGGGCGATCAAGGGCTGA